A window of Spartinivicinus poritis genomic DNA:
ACTTTTCTTCGCTTTAACCAACACCATTTTTTCAAGGGGCACTAACCCCATACAGTCATGGATACTCACTCGTGTACCACAGCGGAATGAGCCTTTATAATCCATCGTTTTAACTGTCGAGACTTCTTTTGTATAACGCTCTAAAATGAGTTCACGTAAGGCTAGTAACTGGCTATCTTTTTGACTGCGAGTGCGCTTGAAACTACGCTTCAAGCCATCAAGCTTAGCCGTCAGTTGAGTCAACTGCTCATTAGTCGATGCCCCGTTTAACTCAAGTCGACTAATATTCGTTGCCAGATCTTCAAGATCTTGAAACAACACTTGAGGGCTACTCTCACTAGATGAGAGTACTTCATTGGTTATTTCTGCGCGCTTACTCCTAAGTAGTGCAACCTCAAGCTCTTGAATTTTTTGCTTATACTGCTCTTTGGATTCAGATAGACGTCTGGTTTTCTCTTTCTTTTCAAGCTGTAAGTTACGACGCCTGTTTTGTATCTCATTGATTTCTATCAAAATAGACGCAGTGTCGTACTTTTCATAGATTGCTGCTTTGCTTCTTTCCTCTTCGACAGTCAGTAACGCACTCTGGGTGTGGAATGTCACCAGCAACAATAACATTCCTAACCATCTCTTCATTATTTGCCCCGTGTAATACTCTAACTTAATATTGTTATAGAATAGACTAGCTCTGAGCCTAAAATTGGTCAATAAAACATCAGATATCGTAGACTTAGTGACACATAGATGTCGCTTCTATGAGAGAGATATAAAACTAATTATCTTCTTTAAAGAATGCCATTAATCCTTCTAACTCTTTTGATGCATTATACAGCTCTCGCGAGGCTTTTTGATTTTCAACTACATTTGAGTCAATTACAATTATTTCTTTATTAACGTTTTTGATATTCGTATTGACACGAGATGCTTCTTCAGATGATTTCTTAATTAATTCGACAATAGAAACTATATGCTTTTCACATTCACTAGCATTTTCACTCATGGTTTTGGTTGCTAAAAAATTGTTTTCTATTGATTTAGAAATTTTCTTAAAATTCGAAGTTACTCTATCTGTGATGGTATCTGCATTTGAGCAAGAGCTTGAAATAGATTCAATATTAGTTGAAACATCTGAAACTGTAGCAGCCTGTTGCATTAACAGTTTTGCTATTTGAAGGTTATTTTCATTTACCTCTTTTGTCCGTTCAAACGAGTTTTCACAGTTATCCATTACTGATTGTAAACGGGTCTGAGCAACTTTCACCAGGCTGGCAAGCCTAGCATTTGCATTCTGCGTTTGAATAGCTAGTTTTTTCATTTCTTCAGCAACAACTCTAAACCCGCCAGACCCTTCTTCTATTTGACAAGCCTCAATTGCTGCATTCAAACTAAGCACATTTGATTGAGTAGATATTTCAGATATTTTATCAATAAAGCTAAATATTTCTTCAGTAACATCTTCCAGCTCATTTAATACATCTAAGGTTAACTGCACACTTGACTGAGATCTTGTTGCAGCTTGACTTGAGTGCTCCGATAAAGCATTTATTTTATTGATATCATTTGAATACTGATTTATTTGCTGGGTAACTTTATGGATATTGCTAAAGATATTTTTTAAAATTTGAGCCAACTCATCAACCTCTGAATCACTAAATTTTGATAAGTCATCCAAATCTTTTAAAAGATCTACTATTTTATCAATTGATATATTTACTTCTCCTATATTATTAGACGTAGATACCATTGCTTCAGCTACAGAGGAAACGTTAGTAGCCATAACATTTGAGCTATTGGATATTTCACTAGACTGTGACTTCAAATATTCAGAACTTGAAGCAATTACATTAAATGATTTTGCAAAACCATCTGCTTGATTTTTTTGCCTAACTGCCAGTTGTTTAGCATTACGAATTACAGATGAAATTTTGTCTTTAAATAAATCTTGAATTGATTTCGCCATGACCCCAATTTCATCTTTTGCCTGATAACGACATTTATAACGAAAATTACCTTTAATTAGTTCAGCCATTGTTACTTTAAACTCAATTAAAGGCCTACTAATGGAATAAAAAATAACCACCCCAACAACAGATGCAAACAAAAAACTAATAATGCCTAACAATACTTGTACATTTTTCCAAAAAACTGTATTTTTATTACTTTCCAGCAATGCCGACTGTACTTCTTCCTCCAAGTTTATTGCTGTATTTTTAATATTTTCATCTAGCAACTCTATCAAGTCATATAAACTACTACTTTCATTACCTGTTGATGCAATAAACATTTTACTAATATTTTCAGCTGAAACCAGCTCTCTATTTTTTAATTTGATTAGAGTAGGTAACTTTACTCTTAAAGAAGATAATACTGATATAATATGATTACTGGCATCGCTTTCTGGCAATGATGAAAGGCCAACTAATGCTTGATCAATATATTCAGTAATATCCACCAATGCGTACCTGGTTTGTTTTATTTTTTTACTTAGAAGAACCTCTTTGACTAGTTTCTCTATTTCTAACGCAACAGATTTTATTTGCAACACCAAACTAACAGTCTCTAGAGACTTTTCTGTTGTATTAGTTAATTCTTCAAGACCAATCTTTATTGAGTTTTGTGCCGAAGCAACTTGAGCCCCAATATTTTCTTCAACTTCATTAACATTCACTTCAACTTCAAAGTTAATAGTGTCAAAAACTGCGCTAGAATACTCTTCAAGTTGTTCAAACTCACTGTTAATTTTTTCATAGATATTACTTAACTTTATTTCATCCAAGGTTTCTACACCATTTTTTAATTCCCTTTCTTTTTCATCAATAAGCGTGTTAACAATAGTCTTTACCCGATCTAATCTAGCTAAAAAATCAACAGCAGAGTCTCCTTCGAAAAAACCAGTCAAATTACCTCTTAATCTATCAAATGTATCACTAATATCTATCTCTATATATTTTAATTCATTAAGTCTCTTAACCAAAAGCAAGTCTTTGCTCTGCAAACCTAATAACATAATTGATTTTTCAATTGCAATTTCTTTTTGCAATACAGACAAAGTATCTTTTGCACTTGAAGCAAGCAAACTCACTTGATTATTAATAATATATCTATTTTTATCTAATAACTGTTTACTGGAGCTAAATGACGAGGCTGTATTAACTTTCACTTCAAATGTCAAAGAGTCAACAAGTGATATAACATTTTCACTAA
This region includes:
- a CDS encoding methyl-accepting chemotaxis protein, whose amino-acid sequence is MTNKKEPKLTGNEEDKHNKFYLKNISIRWRLIGGFAFLCMLTLLTAGGGYYAQNQLGKSLIDTTKVISIANKQQKILSQQLSVIRTVTNDIHFANNIKAINSHLEKLTAITSDSGQVLSLISFVRNKLAIEKSNLIAYQEKLSRLAVELRDDFSVISENVISLVDSLTFEVKVNTASSFSSSKQLLDKNRYIINNQVSLLASSAKDTLSVLQKEIAIEKSIMLLGLQSKDLLLVKRLNELKYIEIDISDTFDRLRGNLTGFFEGDSAVDFLARLDRVKTIVNTLIDEKERELKNGVETLDEIKLSNIYEKINSEFEQLEEYSSAVFDTINFEVEVNVNEVEENIGAQVASAQNSIKIGLEELTNTTEKSLETVSLVLQIKSVALEIEKLVKEVLLSKKIKQTRYALVDITEYIDQALVGLSSLPESDASNHIISVLSSLRVKLPTLIKLKNRELVSAENISKMFIASTGNESSSLYDLIELLDENIKNTAINLEEEVQSALLESNKNTVFWKNVQVLLGIISFLFASVVGVVIFYSISRPLIEFKVTMAELIKGNFRYKCRYQAKDEIGVMAKSIQDLFKDKISSVIRNAKQLAVRQKNQADGFAKSFNVIASSSEYLKSQSSEISNSSNVMATNVSSVAEAMVSTSNNIGEVNISIDKIVDLLKDLDDLSKFSDSEVDELAQILKNIFSNIHKVTQQINQYSNDINKINALSEHSSQAATRSQSSVQLTLDVLNELEDVTEEIFSFIDKISEISTQSNVLSLNAAIEACQIEEGSGGFRVVAEEMKKLAIQTQNANARLASLVKVAQTRLQSVMDNCENSFERTKEVNENNLQIAKLLMQQAATVSDVSTNIESISSSCSNADTITDRVTSNFKKISKSIENNFLATKTMSENASECEKHIVSIVELIKKSSEEASRVNTNIKNVNKEIIVIDSNVVENQKASRELYNASKELEGLMAFFKEDN